From Thermomicrobiales bacterium, one genomic window encodes:
- a CDS encoding AAA family ATPase: MTVPATTPQLPGRERELADAVAVLGASAAGQLRVMVLTGEPGIGKSRLLDAIETLAVARGFQTVRTVCDEESMPVAFAPLQQVVAELGQSAGLEEHSESLAEHLRRLPREATEPELRLAATDYIARVIRARSAGQPVAILIDDVQWLDESSASVLRRLIRTVRYVPVTLVVAYRGDDPRVTGAGDRFISQVSSDPVCRLVPLRRLPDDATRSIVATHLGTSSDEVAALSDEIQRQSEGVPLYVVELISHLQRSDLLTRRNGQWHADAAQIEGMPLNIRALLDQRLDRLGDTHRDVLEVAAVLGSDIEDGTLRAVVDLCAPHLAEHIDDALARSAELGLILEDTRADSTASRFGHQLYRDRLYAGTGHGTRRSIHDAAATVLEATTANGEQVERVAYHAIRGRDPLVGVHAARRAARAAADIHAWEDAVQWIDVAIDLLSSMPPGDPIERPARADQQIALAIERDTYVAVVGDPTARQSSAEILERLAIEAATASRRSELLVRATRGMVAGGALDRAKKLAAQLAGLADDEEIDETAQLWIAVGEAAIGRSIGEPAPVRCAVDGLQRARSAFHRALFLVPETPTSIRGSLLQELGVVEAALADRGLLERRVAHERLRAALDVYRLAKDRRGETTILIALAYRRNIEADRPTSGNSDRFVSFLEEIRRLRAAEHRIVGATDQPRAEALSLLSTQLYCRTKGWYELALERGAQARRWADESRDPRVGAMVEIALSECNWLVGRGARALEHAERALAALDQLAAHPSADSLLHWQALAARVRAHLAMGDTTRATHLARQAASDEGNRRGATTGQVEALLVEALEANRHIDEARALAEGELRGAVGLSSGTIWDIQLDLALSRMALVSEDGRSAVGHAAAAAARLTERRTPFVWLRLAAGTALVASLLATGHEREARDAARDPAELAATVLSRISDPTLWDETASAAPYLADFLRIIEPRWPDLMPKPMQATPEISHPLTARELEVMRLVASGRSNQEIADTLFISVKTVARHLTNVYTKIGAESRTQAAAWAYRNRIV, translated from the coding sequence ATGACAGTGCCAGCGACAACTCCGCAGTTACCGGGCCGTGAGCGCGAGCTAGCTGATGCAGTAGCCGTCCTTGGTGCATCGGCTGCTGGTCAGTTGCGCGTCATGGTACTGACCGGCGAGCCGGGCATCGGCAAGTCGCGGCTACTGGATGCTATCGAGACGCTGGCCGTTGCGCGGGGCTTTCAGACAGTGCGGACTGTCTGCGACGAAGAGTCGATGCCGGTTGCATTTGCTCCGTTGCAACAGGTAGTCGCCGAGCTTGGGCAATCGGCGGGTCTCGAAGAGCACTCGGAATCGCTTGCTGAGCATCTGCGCCGGTTGCCGCGCGAGGCGACCGAGCCGGAGCTGCGCCTGGCTGCCACCGATTACATCGCGCGGGTGATTCGAGCACGCAGTGCGGGTCAGCCGGTTGCGATCCTGATCGATGACGTGCAGTGGCTTGACGAGTCGAGCGCCTCGGTGTTGCGGCGCTTGATCCGAACCGTTCGTTATGTGCCTGTGACGCTCGTTGTCGCCTACCGCGGTGATGACCCGCGGGTGACCGGTGCCGGCGATCGCTTCATCAGTCAGGTTTCGTCCGACCCGGTGTGTCGGTTGGTTCCGTTACGGAGACTACCCGATGACGCGACGCGCTCAATCGTCGCGACGCACCTCGGGACGTCGTCTGACGAGGTGGCCGCGCTGAGCGACGAGATTCAGCGACAGTCCGAAGGTGTGCCGCTCTACGTCGTAGAGCTGATAAGCCATTTGCAGCGCTCCGACCTGCTGACGCGCAGGAATGGGCAGTGGCATGCCGACGCAGCGCAGATTGAAGGCATGCCCCTAAACATTCGAGCCCTGCTGGATCAACGGTTGGACCGTCTGGGCGACACACACCGCGATGTGCTTGAGGTTGCGGCAGTGCTCGGGTCAGACATCGAAGACGGAACACTGAGAGCGGTTGTCGATCTCTGCGCGCCGCATCTGGCGGAACACATCGACGACGCGCTCGCTCGCAGCGCAGAGCTGGGGCTTATTCTTGAAGATACGCGCGCAGACTCGACCGCAAGCCGATTTGGCCATCAGCTGTATCGGGATCGCCTGTACGCCGGTACCGGGCACGGCACGCGACGATCGATCCACGATGCCGCCGCGACCGTCCTTGAAGCGACAACTGCGAATGGAGAACAGGTAGAGCGCGTCGCGTATCACGCGATTCGAGGTCGTGACCCACTTGTCGGCGTTCACGCGGCTCGTCGCGCTGCACGGGCCGCCGCCGATATCCACGCCTGGGAAGATGCCGTGCAATGGATTGACGTTGCGATTGACTTGCTCAGCAGCATGCCGCCGGGCGACCCAATCGAACGTCCAGCACGAGCTGATCAGCAGATAGCGCTGGCGATTGAACGTGACACCTACGTGGCCGTCGTTGGCGATCCCACCGCGCGGCAGTCGAGCGCCGAGATTCTGGAACGCCTGGCGATCGAAGCGGCAACAGCATCCAGACGTTCCGAGCTGCTCGTGCGTGCCACACGTGGAATGGTCGCTGGAGGTGCGCTCGACCGAGCGAAGAAGCTCGCCGCACAGCTCGCAGGTCTGGCCGACGACGAGGAGATCGATGAGACGGCGCAGCTCTGGATTGCTGTTGGCGAAGCGGCTATCGGCAGGTCGATTGGAGAACCAGCGCCGGTGCGGTGCGCCGTTGATGGTCTGCAGCGAGCACGCAGTGCGTTTCATCGCGCCCTGTTTCTTGTTCCCGAGACGCCGACCAGCATCAGAGGATCGCTGCTTCAAGAGCTTGGTGTCGTGGAGGCGGCGCTGGCTGATCGTGGATTGCTGGAGCGACGTGTCGCGCACGAGAGGCTGCGGGCAGCGCTGGATGTTTACCGCCTGGCGAAAGACCGACGCGGCGAGACAACGATCCTGATCGCGCTCGCCTATCGCCGGAACATCGAAGCTGACCGCCCAACTAGTGGCAACTCAGACCGCTTCGTCTCATTTCTCGAAGAGATCCGCCGGTTGCGTGCTGCCGAGCACCGGATCGTTGGTGCCACCGACCAGCCGCGTGCGGAGGCGCTCTCGCTCCTTTCGACTCAGCTCTACTGTCGAACGAAAGGCTGGTACGAGTTGGCGCTCGAACGTGGGGCACAGGCTCGCCGGTGGGCCGATGAATCACGCGATCCTCGCGTCGGCGCGATGGTCGAGATCGCGCTGTCAGAGTGCAATTGGCTGGTTGGGCGGGGTGCGCGCGCCCTCGAGCATGCGGAGCGTGCGCTCGCTGCGCTCGATCAGCTCGCGGCTCATCCGAGCGCCGACAGCCTTTTGCACTGGCAGGCTTTGGCGGCCAGGGTCCGCGCGCATCTCGCAATGGGCGACACTACCCGCGCGACGCACCTTGCACGGCAAGCTGCATCGGATGAAGGCAATCGTCGTGGCGCGACGACGGGCCAGGTTGAAGCGCTGCTCGTTGAAGCTCTGGAGGCCAACAGGCACATCGACGAGGCGCGGGCGCTGGCTGAGGGCGAGTTGCGCGGGGCCGTGGGCCTGTCGTCCGGCACCATCTGGGACATCCAGCTGGACCTTGCGCTGTCTCGCATGGCGCTGGTTAGTGAGGATGGACGTTCGGCTGTCGGCCACGCCGCCGCCGCTGCGGCACGCCTGACCGAGCGCCGCACTCCGTTTGTCTGGCTGCGCCTCGCGGCCGGGACTGCCCTCGTCGCGTCACTGCTGGCAACCGGGCATGAGCGCGAGGCACGCGATGCTGCGCGCGATCCGGCCGAGCTCGCCGCGACAGTGCTCAGCCGCATTTCCGACCCGACCCTCTGGGACGAGACGGCCAGCGCCGCACCATATCTGGCGGATTTCCTGCGCATCATCGAGCCTCGCTGGCCCGACCTCATGCCGAAACCGATGCAAGCTACGCCGGAAATCTCGCACCCACTCACGGCGCGGGAGCTGGAGGTCATGCGACTCGTTGCGTCGGGACGCTCGAATCAGGAGATCGCCGACACGCTGTTCATTAGCGTCAAGACAGTGGCCCGTCATCTGACCAATGTCTACACAAAGATCGGCGCAGAGAGTCGGACACAGGCGGCGGCATGGGCGTATCGGAATCGCATCGTCTGA
- a CDS encoding class I mannose-6-phosphate isomerase, translating to MTKSARANEIRIGEALRLQPVLDPKPWGGRRLERYGKTLPDGPIGESLESGNESHIVGGRFDGMTLGQLSDRYPQQLLGSRGVIATGEVGGFPLLVKLLDAQQDLSIQVHPPDDLAPSGSRGKTEAWLILESEVGGSLVTGVTGAIDIARIEAQLAREEVRRGDVLFVEAGTVHAIGAGVLLYEIQQASDVTYRLYDWGRPRDLHLDRGLEAASPDLRARHVTPLHRNDSTEVLVACRHFLLERWRVGAARIAAGDGQSCRVLTVIEGSATIGDLALRCGDSVVLPADLLATPISGEAAVLVASIPDVETDVIDPLRAAGHSDADIRNLGVNIR from the coding sequence GTGACGAAGTCTGCGCGTGCGAACGAGATTCGGATTGGCGAAGCATTGCGGCTTCAGCCGGTGCTCGATCCCAAGCCCTGGGGCGGTCGGCGGTTGGAACGCTACGGCAAGACCCTGCCCGATGGCCCGATCGGTGAATCCCTCGAAAGCGGCAACGAATCACACATCGTTGGCGGTCGGTTCGATGGGATGACGCTCGGTCAGCTGTCTGATCGATACCCCCAACAGCTTCTCGGATCGCGCGGTGTCATTGCCACCGGAGAGGTCGGTGGATTCCCGCTACTGGTCAAGTTGCTCGACGCGCAGCAGGATCTGTCGATTCAGGTGCATCCGCCGGATGACTTAGCCCCGAGTGGAAGCCGCGGAAAGACCGAGGCATGGCTGATTCTGGAGTCCGAGGTTGGCGGGAGTCTTGTCACCGGTGTCACCGGCGCAATTGACATCGCGCGAATTGAGGCTCAACTCGCCCGTGAGGAAGTGCGGCGCGGCGACGTGCTCTTCGTCGAGGCCGGGACCGTTCACGCCATCGGTGCCGGGGTGCTGCTCTATGAAATCCAGCAGGCAAGCGACGTCACCTATCGATTGTACGACTGGGGACGTCCGCGCGATCTGCACCTTGACCGCGGGCTGGAAGCTGCATCGCCCGATCTCCGCGCTCGGCACGTCACTCCGTTGCATCGGAACGACTCGACGGAGGTCCTTGTCGCCTGTCGCCATTTCCTTCTTGAGCGCTGGCGCGTTGGCGCGGCGCGGATTGCTGCGGGTGACGGTCAGTCTTGCCGCGTTCTTACGGTGATCGAAGGTTCGGCAACAATCGGTGATCTGGCATTGCGGTGTGGCGATAGTGTCGTGTTGCCGGCCGACCTGCTCGCGACGCCTATCAGTGGCGAGGCTGCAGTGCTTGTCGCGTCGATTCCAGACGTTGAGACTGATGTGATCGACCCACTTCGCGCGGCAGGCCATTCAGACGCCGATATACGGAACCTGGGAGTGAACATACGGTGA
- a CDS encoding ABC transporter ATP-binding protein, which translates to MTFPLARSVVTAIDNVSLAIPESQFCAIVGPSGCGKSTLLRAVSGLVSPTAGSIAIQRNSDDKPLRAMVFQGRSVFPWMTVLDNAAYGLAMRGVSREEREAIAERLLRQVGLGEFLYAYPSQLSEGMRQRVAIVRAFAVDPELLLMDEPFGALDEQTRLILQSELLRIWEESGKTVMFVTHSIDEAMILADRIIVLSSRPGTIKADIDVPFARPRSIETVRSDPTFATLFLHIWSLLRDESAAPPTAVAS; encoded by the coding sequence GTGACCTTTCCACTCGCGCGCTCGGTGGTCACCGCGATTGACAACGTCTCGCTGGCGATTCCGGAGAGTCAGTTCTGCGCAATCGTTGGCCCGTCCGGCTGCGGGAAGAGCACGCTACTCAGAGCTGTGTCCGGTTTGGTTTCGCCGACCGCTGGCAGCATCGCGATTCAGCGCAACTCGGATGACAAGCCGCTGAGAGCGATGGTCTTCCAGGGCCGTTCCGTCTTCCCGTGGATGACCGTACTCGACAACGCCGCCTACGGCCTGGCGATGCGCGGCGTTTCGCGCGAGGAGCGCGAAGCGATTGCAGAGCGGTTACTCCGTCAGGTCGGGCTCGGCGAGTTTCTGTATGCCTATCCCTCGCAGCTCTCAGAAGGCATGCGGCAGCGCGTCGCAATCGTCCGGGCGTTCGCTGTTGATCCCGAGCTGTTGCTTATGGACGAGCCGTTCGGCGCACTGGATGAGCAGACACGCCTGATCCTGCAATCCGAGCTCCTTCGCATCTGGGAGGAGAGCGGCAAGACGGTGATGTTCGTGACGCACTCAATCGACGAAGCGATGATTCTGGCGGACCGCATCATTGTCCTGAGCTCGCGCCCCGGCACGATCAAGGCGGACATCGATGTTCCGTTCGCCCGACCACGCTCGATCGAGACCGTGCGCTCCGACCCGACGTTCGCAACGCTATTTCTGCACATCTGGTCGCTCCTGCGCGATGAATCTGCCGCGCCACCGACGGCGGTGGCGTCATGA
- a CDS encoding deoxyuridine 5'-triphosphate nucleotidohydrolase, which produces MEPTTGVLSRQDIEALLESTPPLLEGLIDVDDQLQANGIDITLDTVSRFQGAGLLGLTSANRVLPDTEDIAYGADDSLFLAPGAYQVRFNETVNLPPWLMAYARPRSSLLRSGVALHTAVWDAGYSGRGMSLLVVYNPAGFTVVRNARICQLVFHGLTASTTATYAGAYQFEGARKP; this is translated from the coding sequence ATGGAGCCGACAACCGGAGTTCTGAGCCGCCAGGATATTGAGGCGCTCCTCGAATCGACGCCACCTCTGCTTGAGGGTCTCATCGACGTGGACGACCAGTTGCAAGCGAATGGCATCGACATCACGCTCGATACGGTCTCCCGATTTCAGGGTGCGGGACTGCTGGGACTGACCAGTGCAAACCGGGTGCTGCCCGACACTGAAGACATCGCGTATGGCGCAGATGACAGCCTGTTTCTGGCACCCGGCGCGTATCAGGTGCGATTCAACGAGACAGTAAACCTGCCGCCATGGTTGATGGCGTACGCCCGCCCGCGCTCCAGCCTGTTGCGATCAGGCGTTGCGCTTCACACAGCGGTTTGGGATGCGGGGTATTCCGGACGCGGGATGTCGCTGCTGGTCGTCTACAATCCGGCCGGCTTCACGGTCGTTCGCAACGCGCGCATCTGCCAGCTGGTGTTTCACGGCCTGACCGCGTCAACAACGGCGACGTACGCTGGCGCGTACCAGTTTGAAGGTGCGCGCAAGCCCTGA
- a CDS encoding DUF3891 family protein, with protein sequence MLLRKVDTGWIAITQPAHARLSAQIAAAWDAEWAAPVTPRDGVVAGTLLHDIGWLDWESSPTLNPETGLPHTFLQLSVTVHIGMWRTAAQRALAFGRYPALLTSMHGTRLYGSRDLSSLPEGDAALIREFLADEAARQGALIDSLRAEPSTAASVEAEQLAVNSQYVALWDAMSLAICGGIRDERSFNQVPSDGEASSIRVLPENGRERLRLDPWPFRDAAVSLTFDARHIGSTFNDEEQMRRALNDSVWIQESVELVPGP encoded by the coding sequence ATGCTGTTACGCAAGGTCGACACCGGCTGGATAGCGATCACGCAGCCCGCTCATGCGCGTCTTTCGGCGCAGATCGCTGCGGCTTGGGACGCCGAGTGGGCCGCCCCGGTCACGCCGCGAGATGGCGTCGTCGCCGGAACACTTCTCCACGACATCGGCTGGCTCGACTGGGAATCATCCCCGACACTGAACCCGGAGACTGGGCTGCCGCACACGTTCCTGCAATTGTCTGTTACCGTGCATATCGGGATGTGGCGCACCGCTGCGCAGCGCGCGCTCGCGTTCGGTCGATATCCGGCGCTGCTCACGTCGATGCACGGCACGCGACTCTACGGGTCGCGCGATCTGAGTTCTCTGCCCGAGGGCGACGCGGCGTTAATTCGCGAGTTCCTGGCTGACGAAGCAGCTCGGCAGGGTGCGTTGATCGATTCGCTGCGAGCCGAGCCCTCGACTGCAGCGTCGGTGGAGGCCGAGCAGTTGGCGGTCAATAGTCAGTACGTCGCGCTGTGGGATGCGATGTCGCTGGCCATCTGCGGCGGAATCCGCGATGAGCGCTCGTTCAATCAGGTTCCGTCGGACGGAGAAGCATCTTCGATCCGAGTTCTCCCGGAGAATGGGCGAGAACGTCTAAGGCTGGACCCCTGGCCGTTCCGCGATGCCGCAGTCTCATTGACGTTCGACGCACGCCACATCGGCTCCACCTTCAACGATGAGGAGCAGATGCGGCGTGCGTTGAATGACTCTGTCTGGATTCAGGAATCGGTCGAGCTTGTCCCCGGCCCCTAG
- a CDS encoding ABC transporter substrate-binding protein has translation MRTRTRAAGMLTILVMLGMLVAACGGDSDPTSTPVADSTATTASSTDATADTSTPAELTPVTVGFIPVLIYAPVALAHDKGYFEEYGLDVNLEPLAGGSDMVVLTANGDFDIGIGGTGPAFFNAVARGIDLKLISPLHFERGEAATPLVVSKERYDSGELTTPGDLEGKKVSVNARGATEYWLNAALETDGLTIGDVDLQTLPFPDVPAALASGALDGAMLGEPIATQAEQQGLIVRLDANFPENFQPTFVWVNPDFAADSPDLVTGFMAGMLRGCRDLWGDDWDSDENLEILEAHTNVPPDLIREASRTYCEPNGDIHADDLATLQTFFADRGLLEYDEPLDVNSLIDRSFAENAVKEIGVATEQ, from the coding sequence ATGAGAACGCGAACCCGTGCTGCTGGTATGCTCACGATTCTGGTGATGCTGGGAATGCTGGTCGCTGCGTGCGGCGGTGATTCGGATCCTACATCGACGCCAGTAGCGGATTCGACCGCGACGACTGCTTCCTCTACCGACGCGACTGCCGACACATCGACACCCGCCGAACTGACTCCCGTGACAGTCGGATTCATCCCGGTGCTGATCTACGCGCCGGTCGCTCTCGCGCACGACAAGGGCTACTTCGAGGAATACGGCCTCGATGTCAACCTGGAGCCACTTGCCGGTGGATCTGACATGGTCGTCCTGACTGCCAACGGCGACTTTGACATCGGCATCGGTGGGACCGGGCCAGCTTTCTTCAACGCCGTAGCGCGCGGCATCGATCTAAAACTCATCTCGCCGCTGCACTTCGAGCGCGGTGAGGCAGCGACGCCGCTCGTCGTCTCCAAGGAACGCTACGACAGCGGCGAGTTGACCACACCGGGTGACCTGGAGGGCAAGAAGGTTTCGGTGAATGCGCGCGGCGCGACTGAGTACTGGCTCAACGCCGCATTGGAAACAGATGGATTGACTATCGGCGATGTCGATCTCCAGACGCTCCCATTCCCGGACGTGCCGGCGGCGCTGGCGTCCGGCGCGCTCGATGGCGCGATGCTCGGTGAGCCGATCGCTACGCAAGCCGAGCAGCAGGGGTTGATCGTTCGCCTCGACGCGAATTTCCCGGAGAACTTCCAGCCGACATTCGTGTGGGTCAATCCGGATTTCGCCGCTGATTCTCCCGACCTGGTGACCGGCTTCATGGCCGGCATGCTGCGCGGCTGCCGCGATCTGTGGGGTGACGACTGGGACAGCGACGAGAACCTGGAGATCCTGGAAGCCCATACGAATGTGCCGCCGGACCTGATTCGCGAGGCGTCGCGCACCTATTGCGAACCGAACGGCGACATCCACGCAGACGATCTCGCCACCTTGCAGACATTCTTCGCTGATCGCGGCCTGCTCGAATACGACGAACCGCTCGATGTCAACTCGCTGATCGACCGCTCGTTTGCCGAAAATGCAGTTAAGGAAATCGGCGTCGCCACTGAACAATAA
- a CDS encoding ferredoxin: MNTLSVRIDPNRCVGFGRCAVLAPGIITIDEDTNKAVYDLEAGETAKAKELFAAARACPTQAIMIEQFGRRLYPQIIEPMPADIAKEIAAALAEQEAAEDKDKR, encoded by the coding sequence ATGAATACGCTCAGCGTTCGGATTGACCCGAATCGATGCGTCGGATTTGGCCGTTGCGCGGTGCTCGCGCCGGGCATCATCACCATCGACGAAGACACGAATAAAGCCGTCTACGATCTGGAAGCAGGCGAGACCGCCAAAGCAAAGGAGCTTTTCGCAGCTGCCCGGGCCTGCCCGACACAAGCCATCATGATTGAACAATTCGGCCGCCGACTCTATCCCCAGATCATCGAGCCAATGCCGGCCGACATCGCGAAGGAGATCGCCGCTGCCCTCGCCGAGCAGGAAGCTGCTGAAGACAAGGACAAACGCTAA
- a CDS encoding nicotinate phosphoribosyltransferase — protein MGELRKPRFYQASIDEIRAGETTDVYFIRTEQIIREANLDRHVRAEFSIKGLPHNYPWAVFAGLEEVLALLDGLDINLRGIREGTVIRPHQPIMEIEGSYLSFARLETAILGLICEASGVATKAARIRTFARDRILASFGARRMHPAIAPVIERAAFIGGCDGVSVVKSARELGEDPTGTTPHALMLIVGDTVKAMQLFDDLIEPGAQRIALIDTFEDEKFEALRVAEGLGERLNGVRLDTPGSRRGNFAQILREVRWELDLRGFQHVRLLASGGLDEREVADLYDFVDGYGVGTSIANARTIDFGMDIVEIEGRPVSKRGKMSGGKQVWRDPKTLLDVVLPLGSDPAESSREPMLNPIIDHGTLLDPVPDPHALRQFVLDQLAIVGGEIVPKNEDD, from the coding sequence ATGGGCGAGCTGCGGAAACCCCGCTTCTATCAGGCATCCATTGATGAGATTCGCGCCGGTGAAACGACCGACGTCTACTTCATTCGCACTGAGCAGATCATCCGCGAGGCTAATCTGGACCGGCACGTGCGTGCTGAGTTCTCGATCAAGGGCTTGCCACACAACTATCCGTGGGCGGTTTTCGCTGGCCTGGAAGAAGTGCTGGCGTTGCTCGACGGGCTCGATATCAATCTGCGCGGCATTCGCGAGGGCACGGTGATCCGTCCGCATCAGCCGATCATGGAGATCGAGGGCTCGTACCTCTCGTTTGCGCGGCTGGAGACAGCCATCCTCGGGCTGATCTGCGAGGCGTCCGGTGTCGCAACGAAGGCCGCCCGCATCCGCACCTTCGCGCGCGATCGTATTCTGGCCAGCTTCGGTGCGCGCCGCATGCACCCGGCCATTGCTCCGGTAATCGAGCGCGCTGCGTTCATTGGCGGCTGCGACGGCGTGAGCGTTGTCAAGAGCGCCCGCGAACTGGGGGAAGACCCGACCGGTACGACGCCGCACGCGTTGATGCTGATCGTGGGGGATACCGTCAAAGCAATGCAGCTCTTTGACGACCTCATCGAGCCTGGTGCGCAGCGCATCGCGTTGATCGATACGTTCGAGGATGAGAAGTTCGAGGCGTTGCGCGTTGCCGAAGGTTTGGGCGAGCGCCTCAACGGCGTCCGGCTCGACACGCCGGGCTCGCGTCGCGGGAACTTCGCTCAGATACTCCGCGAGGTCCGCTGGGAACTCGATCTGCGTGGATTCCAGCACGTGCGCTTGCTGGCCAGCGGCGGACTGGATGAGCGCGAGGTCGCCGACCTGTACGACTTCGTTGACGGTTACGGGGTCGGCACCAGCATCGCGAACGCACGAACCATCGACTTTGGTATGGATATCGTCGAGATCGAGGGACGACCTGTATCGAAGCGCGGCAAGATGAGTGGCGGAAAGCAAGTGTGGCGCGACCCGAAAACGCTGCTCGATGTCGTTCTGCCGTTGGGCAGCGATCCGGCGGAATCATCGCGCGAGCCGATGCTCAATCCGATCATTGACCATGGCACCTTGCTTGATCCTGTGCCGGATCCCCATGCGCTGCGTCAGTTCGTCCTCGACCAGTTAGCCATTGTCGGCGGCGAGATCGTGCCGAAGAACGAGGATGATTAG
- a CDS encoding ferredoxin has translation MGAENCVVTAPSIFALDADGKARLLEIREMSADLVWLAAELCPTEAIIIEADDGEQLYP, from the coding sequence GTGGGTGCAGAGAACTGCGTCGTAACTGCTCCGTCGATCTTCGCGCTGGACGCGGACGGCAAGGCGCGCCTGCTAGAGATTCGCGAAATGAGTGCTGACCTCGTCTGGCTGGCGGCCGAATTGTGTCCGACTGAAGCGATCATCATTGAGGCCGATGACGGCGAGCAGCTGTATCCATGA